A stretch of DNA from Cygnus atratus isolate AKBS03 ecotype Queensland, Australia chromosome 6, CAtr_DNAZoo_HiC_assembly, whole genome shotgun sequence:
CTGTTGAACACCAGGGGTTCCCAAACGCCTCCACTGGCAACTCCCTGCTCTCTATGCAGAGACCAGCTTCTTGCAGATGAATTTGTCAGGCTTGTAAATGCTCTGGGCTGTGGTCTGGTGGGGAGGTGAGCCCTGCTCTGGGAGATGGGCTTTGTCCTCTTTCCCAGAGGGAGAAAGGAGCTACGAATCCCTAATGAGGATATCCTGGATGTGGGATGTGCTCTCAGACAAAGTCTGTGATTTTCTTATGGTCTTTTAGGCTTTGTCTTCTGCAGTctcactcatttttttcagccacCTGTAAAATCTTACCAAttccttcctctctgccacCAGGAGGAGCATCACTGAGGCCACAGAGGTGGCAACATCTCAGTGGCAGAGAAAGTGCTAAAAAAACGGCCCCAAATAAACCCGGGGAATGGGGAAACCCCTGCAGCTAAGAGGTGCTCTGGGGGTCTCCTGCAACGAAGCTGCTTGCTGGTGCCGTGGTCTCCCCCTCGCTGGCAGGAGCATGCTTTAAGGAGGGAGCAGCTATAATAAAACTCGGCCAAGTGGTGGAAATATGATCGACCCCTCAATTAATCCGATTAGAGCCAACAGCCATTATGTGGAACATTTGCTGCCCCGTACGCAGCTGCATGCCGTAGTGTAACTATTTATGGGCCAGGCTCCAATGGGATTTATGGAGGATGAAGCCCTACCAGCAGATTCGATTACCGGCTGAGATCTCTGCAAATGCTGCAGCAAACTGCAACGGCCGCAAAGTGTGGGCTGGCTGACGCGGGTCCTGCTGGTGAGAAATTCCCCGGCCATGAGGAGATGGAGTGAAATGGCTCCCCCCAGGTGTGGCTTTCTCTCCTTAAGGCTTTCAGAGCACCATTTGGAGCACCTCAGGGCCTTCTCTATCGCTGATTGTCTTCCTCACCACGAGGAAGCCAAGTTGTGCCCTATCATCCACACAAGTGACTGTGTATGAATGAAAGGTGGCCATTCACTACAGTGTCTGTTCGACTTTTGGGGCAAATTTGCTGAATTTTCCCCTCTGGAAAGAGCAGAGGGGATGCATAGCATCTGAgggtgcagggctggctgcaagGTGTCGTGTCTGGCACGGggtgttaaaaagaaatgcccCCCCCGGATTTGAGGGCTACATGAGAGAGAGTTTATTCATCTTCTCCCCTTCTGCTGGAACCTCTTAGCATCTAGATTACCCAAATATTGAGTATGAAGTCTCTTTTGGGTGCTCCTGGGGGTGCTGTTCCCCatgagcagcagggagcacacAGGTTTCCTTGGGTTAAGCCTTTATCCCACACTGCATCTTGCCTTTCccttgctgcagtgctgtgaaCTGGAGTTCTGAAATGGTCCAGAGTAAAAACTACCAACTTCTTCCCCCAAAAGGGCTGCATGGAGGCAGGAATAAGTGGGCGAGGGTGAAGTGGGGAGAGAGGTGAAACAGAATTGTCTTCAGACAGCTCtgctacagaagaaaatggcaaGGACCGCTACACTGGGAGTGAAGGGTGGCTTGAGCAGCAGTTGGGAATACTGAGCTTTGTGGGTGATGCAAAAGCAGGCTCTGCCTTAAAGCAGAAGCTGTATTGACAGCCACTttgtcctgttttctctccaaCAGCTTCCAACGGAGCGGTTTTGattctgaagcagcagaaaccCCTGAGGATGCGATGACGTGATGGTCCTCTCCAGGTCTCAGAGCAGCTGCCCAGGTCTTGGTGCTCACCCTCTGCTTTCACAGGTCAGTTACACCCTTGGGTTGGTACCAGGATGGTGGATGATGCTTGTCTCCAGACACCAAACAACATATTCACAGTGGTGCCAGCATGACCACCCATGCAGCAAGCCCCTTACTCTTCATTTCCCCTGTGGGCTTGCAAAGCATCACCCAAGCCAAGCAATGTTACTTCTGCAGTGGCAGCATCCATAATTCTCACTCCAGAGCCACAAAGAAGCTCCCTGCCTTTGCCAAAGGGCTTCAGAGTGTACACATGGGATATAAACGTGTTTGTGTTAAAGGGAGAGTGTTGTCTTTTTTCCAGCTTATTGAAAAGGGGTATTTGGGGGCCATTCTGCTGCTGTGTCAATGATGGGAGAGTTCACCTGTTCtttccaaaagggaaaaagaaaaacaaacacaaaaccaaaccatgCCTGTCATGTCTTTGTCACTGGGGTCCTTTAGTTAATATAACAAGACTTGCTTTTAAGGTCAGGCACAAACATGTTTATTAGGTAGGCCTGAAATGTGATCAACCATTCAAAGTATACTAAACTCCCCCTGACTCCTACACTCAGCTGTTGCAGACGGGCTGGGTCCTAAACTGCTCTAAACCAGCTTAATTCCATGGGCTTTACTCAGCTCAGGCACTGGCTCCAGATCTGACCCACAGAGATGATTTTTCCACAGCATCACTGctactgagaaaaacaaaggtagtaaggagaaaaataaaaatattaccaaaaaaaaaaaaaaggagaaggtagtaaatgtgttattttgattgattcaggaagaaaacagtcaaTGAAGCAACCTTCTCAGATTCAGCTGTAATCTGAAAATCCATGCTTAGCCCTGTTGCCAAGGTTAACGAGCTTCGTACGTTAAAAAGCCCAGCTCTGAAGACGCTAGGTATGCTTCCTCCTGGCTTGACAATGAGTTTGGAAGCTAACGTATTTGGAAGCTCACTGCAAATATTTCCATGGTGAGCCTTGACGTCCTTCCACATGATGAGTTGGGTTTTCTTGAAGCTCTTGCCATTGTGGGATGCCTCCAAGCCACATGAGGGTCCTGGGGAGGCAGGTTTGGTGCAGGAGGACCTCTCAGAGCCCGGGGCAGCCTGTAGGGATGGGGGAAATATTTGTGTAACATCTGGAAAACTGGGGAGGCACAGAGCACTTCCACGTGATGTGAAGCATTTTCTTGAAATCCTGTCTGCATGGCGAAAGGAAATGAGTTGTCCTCCCCTGCTGGAGCTTGTGGAGGAGTATGGGCAGCTGCAGGTAGGATTGGGaaagatgcatttgttttgccttttttttttttaagatgtgtttttttcaagcCTCATTTTGAGGCTGTGCACTTCTGAGGGGCATCCACATTTCTCAGCTCCCTCTCACTCCTCACACTGTACGAATACAACCTCATCCACATGGGCTTTTTGGTTTCTGTGACTTTCCCAGGGCTCTACACGAACTGAATCCCAGCTCTTTCAGGCATGATGTAGCAACTGAACTACAAGCCTCTCCTTTCTTGCTAGGTTTCCTGCAATATTCCTGGTGTTTTAGCAGCCTGCTGAATTAGCCCATTCTATCCAGCATGACATTTCCTCTTATACCTGGAGAGTACGTTGCACCTATCAGTAAATGGCCAGATATTTGCACTAAGCTACATGTCTCTGTGAAGCTTGCTGTGTGCTTGGATAAGGTCGTGTCATCGGAGGTTTAAGTTTAGATCAGggtaaaaagattttatttgggAATTCTGCTTTGGAtgggcttttcttctttttctttctttctaaggCTGCAGTCTTTGAGAAGTGTTCGTTCCTGGTAgcaaaggaggagagaaggggcTGTGCCCCCCTCAGCCCTACTGTCACCTCAGATTCTCCATGCCCTGACACACTGCTCCACTGGAGGTGGGACGCACTGCCTGTATCCTGTTAAAAAGAAttcctgttgcttttaaaatcagttacCTCAGAGTAACTCTTTACTGGAGGCTCTGTCTGGAtgttttggggtggtggtgtcTTCCTTGTGAGCACAATCTTGGTCACAGCCTTCCTTGGCCAAATCGGGAGGGGCTAGCTTGGAGTAACTTACCCTTTTCATGGCCCCTATTGGTTCCAGATCAgacatttctgtgtgtttaagCTGTTTTAAGAGCTGCCTCATGAAAAGACTTAATCTGCTCCTGCTTGTTGCATTATCACAGCTACAGGTCAAATGAGAAGCCCTGGGATGAGCAGGCAGGCCCTTGCAGGGTATAGCTGTGAAAATCCCACTCTGCCCCCTGCATACTGAGAGCTCCTGGGGCTCAGGGTGGCTCCAGCAAGCTTGTGCTTGCCTGGAAAGCATAAAGAGGTGGCTGCaagggagaggcagagcccttggggtgctgcaggaacGTTGCGGGGTTCTGCCCTGCTCGTAGCAGCCCTAGGGATGCGGCTGCCTAGCTGCTGGGCTTGGCTGCCTTAAGCTAAGTGTGTGCAAAGCTTCTGTGCAAGCCACAGGCAACTGGACCCAGGTAGGGCGTTGGCACAGACTTGCCAGCTCCTGGCATCCTGGGAGGAGGACAGAAGGAACTGGTGTGTATAAATGCAGAAGATGCTGAGGAAGCACGCACCACAGCTGCACCCCAGCTCAGGGCCACCCTGGCTGTGGGTATGTGACAGCAGGAGTGCAGCAGCGGTCTGGCTGCATTGCCACCTGCTGGTGGGGACAGACCCATTCCGAGGCCACCTCCACCCAAGCTTAGATGAGGGCAGCTTCGAAGCCCACTCCCATGCCAGGAGCAAGCCTAGCTGGGCTCCAGCTCATTCCCTGCGGCATGCAGTTCAGTCAGATCTGCTCTCCCCCTCCTGCATTTGCAATCTGCTGCCTTGTGCTCAGCTGGATTTTATCTTCGGGCACTTGATAGTGTTGTGAGCTGTAACTCCTGGGGGTTCAGTCTGGTTGCTGGCCTTCAGGTCAGGGCTTCCTTCCTGGGTGCGGCTGCGGGGACCGGGGCAACACTTCGGCTAAAGGGCTtggctgctgtgggcaggaaGATCCAAGCAACCTATGTTGCTGTACGTTGGGCTTGGAGCAGGATTTGTGGTCTCACTGGGACTAACCATGTTCCCTTGGTTGCTACGGTAAGAAAACCCCACTCAAATTTGGCCAAGTTGTTGTCCTTTGGATGAAAAAAGTAACTAAATtaagaggggaaggggaaaggtgAGATTATGGTGGGGATGCTGGAGAAAAGCGGAGTCTGGCTGGGTAACTCATGTAAAAGAAGCCCTGTGCCAGTAATTTTCTGCCCTGTGTGGctgcttcttcagcagcagctttttgggGCCCCAAGCCTGCCCTGTACCCAAACTGAGTGTGGGAACGGGAGATAAAGAAAGTTGGGCAGAAGGAACAGTAACAGATCTGTTTGCTCACACTGTCTCTGCCTTTGTCACCTCATACATCATACATCACTGAGCCTACTGTCATTTCTTGAGAGCTGAAACCACAGGAAGGTTTTGTGGGGGGAATGCACACCTGCAGATGCTGTTTGGCTAGCAGCATCTGGGACGTTTTTCATCTTATTGGTAGCACAAATGGAGCTGTGTGGCAGTGCCTTCAAGCTgtggttttcatttatttcttggGAGTATGCAGCACTAggtttttaaaccaaaacagCACCATGAGTAACATAACGTGTAGTTCTTAGTCGGTGGTTAAATGTGTAAGCTTCTGACTATGAAGTCTATGCAACTACGGTCTCAGCTtgttgaaaagagaaagcaCCTGTGATAAAGCTGCTTTGGACTGCTGCAATGACAGGGTCAAAACTGTCTAGTGTCCCAGCAGCATTTAGCTGCTAACAGCGTTCCTGTAATCCACAGGCACTGTCCAGCTCATGGATGCACCTGGGAACATTTCAGCAACTTCACCAGCGTGGTGGTTGTTGCGTATCCTGatctcttcagaaataaatcctTGTCACAAAGcggagggaaaaaataacccAAAGCTTGGtcattttagtattttactGAACAGCGCTCCATTTGTCAGTTGTATATCAGCCCTGGTGATTTACCTGACCCATGTATGAACCCTGGGATGCAATGCTGCCACAACATCAGGCTGCATGAACCACCTCCTCTGCAAAAGGCTGGGATTTGAAGAAGGTgtggcagcctgcagggaaTGCTTTCTACCCTTTTCGGAGATTCTTTCAGGTCTGCCTACTCCACTGTTAAAGAAGAGACTGCCCTGTCTTCAGACACACACGAGCTAGCTGTGAGCATGCCAGCTTTGGTCCTCAGGACAAGCGCTACGCTGGCTGGAGAGGGctcgggctgctgctgctgcttcacgCTGCTGGCTTGGAGGCTGCCCATGCCGCCCTGTAGCTGCTCACCTGCTTGTAGGTGGCCTCGGGCAATCATCAGCTGCGCCCTTTAAAGACCAAACCCACGTCCACCCCTGTGCGGGCCATGGAGCTGCCATCAAACAGCACAAGGGAGTAAAGTGGAGTCAGTAAGGTCCGCTGTACTCAGCACTTGGGTCATGCTTGGTGCTAAGAAAGTGGTTGAAGGGGTCAGGTCCCCAACTGCCGCAAATTAGCGTAGCATCAGCAAAGGACAACAAAACATATTTATCCCTTGCTAGTGTGCTGACAGGCCAAACCTATTTAACCTAGGACAGATTTTCCAGCTGGATGGGTACATTTTGCATACCAAACTCCAGGAAGCAGTAACAAGTGACTCAAATTAACCAGGTTCAGGAAAGCTTATTAAAACAAAGCCTTTAAACAACAGCTACACAGGTAACAGGCTAAACACTGACAGAACTCAGTggaatacatttcttttcctatgctgctgctggcagccacctgtaatatacatatacagttttaaagaaagattgcAAAGTAAGTTTTCAAAGCTAAACAGCAGCAACCACACCAGCAAGCAGTCTTAGCTTACTTAAATTGGAGTTTTCCATTAAATGATCAATGGACTTGCACGGCAGCAAGTAAGCACAAAAACTAGTGGATTATTTATTCGTctgtcactggaaaaaatgcacaaaagagCTATACATAAGAGCCTTTGCCTATAAAGCAGACAGGTGTAAATTCTGAACGAAGTTTTGGCTTGTCAGTTCCAGCTGCACCACTTGCAAtctgacattaaaaaagcatatataaagACTCCACAGCCCCTCATATTCACTTCTTAtggagcagcccagctcctAAACTACCTACTCCATGGATggtcagaaagaaaacacttaaaagcGCATTGCAGGGCAACGGTCTCAgtatttcatcttttgttttccaaaggcaACTTCCTGGAACTATTTgtcagcacaaaagaaaaaaaaattaaattaaataggCAAAGTTACATTCAATATAAGTCTTTCTCCCAGAAAATGGGATacagaaaatagcaaaacttTCTAGCCAACAAAATACTGTACATTTTTCCCCAGCTCCCAACTGCAGCCCCACATTTTCAAGAGACACCAGCAAACCCTGCATTCtgtgttttaaactgaaacaacGCAATGAGATGACTAGAAATATTAGAGAACTTAGCGTGCCCTCCAAGGGATGGATGTATGTTCAGTTAGGTAAACAACGATGAGtttggaaggaggagaaagcagctttgtaCTGCTCTTCCTAGTGCAGAAGGATTCAGGCAAGGAGCTGCCAAGCTCAGGTTTAGAGTTCAAATGCCGGGAACTTGGCCTTGGTTGGCACCAGCAGGTCAGCAAGAAAGTAAATGGTTCCAGCCATTcctgagaacaagaaaaaacaggcaATGTGCTTCAGGAGATTCTGTATGAGCACCAATGCTATTGGTTATCTAGGGTGCGAATGAGTCAGGAAgacagaagacaggaaaacGTTTTCAGAAGGACCTAAGATAATTTCCAAAGTCTGAGCCTAGGTTTCCCAAGCAGCTTAGGTACTTCTGCAGGGAGAGCATTTTGAAGTTAATTAAATGTTGAAAAACACCTGGGAAAACACGATGGGTCTCCCCTCGTCCGGCTTTACCTGGCTTAAGAATCTGAACGTCTGCAAAACTTTGGACCCCGTGATACTGTTGCCTCAGATCCTCACTGATGCATCTGCCCTTGTTTGTTGGCCTGCAGCAGAACTAGGGAGACTCAGGTTACCTGAGGAGCCAGTTCTTTCAGCAACACCTGCTGATGGCAGACTTTTGGGGAGCCTTTAGCAAGAGTGACAAAGTTCTACGGGAGCCAAAACGGCCTACAAAAGCGGCCCCACTTGTTCTTCACTCATGTTTGAAATAGAACTGGAAAGCCCATGGAGGATTTTAATCCTTAAAAAGGCACAGAGGAGAGACTGCCTGAGAAACCAGGCTATGAGTTACCATATGGCAGACTTTGGCCCACACCCATTAACGAATTCCCCTGCGGAATCTGTGCAGGAGGCCCAAGAGGACAAGCTGCTCCCTCCAGCTGGAGCTACCAGCCTGTCTTACAAGAATCTGCTTCTGTGAAAGGGTAAAATCAGTGAACACAATTTCCCTCCCATTCTTTATGCTGAGTTTTGCAAAGACCTCAGTGGAacatgtattcattttttttcagtgctggaCTGGCTCAGGCCCAGGAGCAAAACACAAGCTTAGAAATGGAGGTTACCTTCAAAGAGCGAGAACGGCGTATCTGGAGTCCGACACCCGTGTTGACCATAGCTTAAACACCACTCGGCAAACTGggaaaagaggaacaaaaagcaTCTAAATTTTCTTGGAGATGTGTCTTAAAACAAATACCACCCTCATCTTCACATTATCCCTTTGCAGAACAAGGCTTCTGCAGGATATTCCTTCTGTGCAGGCTGTCAGGCAATGACTGCGCTGCTCAAGGACTATGCTGGTGGAGCTGGTCAGAGCTAGCTGCACTTCTGCCATGCTAGAAATGAGGCTTCAAAGGAAAGGGCCGTGATGTAAAATATGCAAAAGTGAATaatcctctctcccttcctcacGCAGGCTCTCACCTTGCAGGCCCTGTACAAGTATTTCATGTTCTGAGTGAGGTTGTACAGTGCTAGGAAACCGTAGGCATTGCCAGCCGTCCCATGACAGAGCCCGTAGCCTTTCTTCAGTAACCCGTACTGCCAGATCACTTCTGCGCACTGCAGGGCATCATTTAGGTACTGCTGTTCCCCAAACACCTGTAGAGACAAGAAATATTCCTCCACACTGAGCCAATTTCCTCCACACAGAGAGAGCATCCCTGTCAGGAGGCCTGGGTTAATTAGCTCCTCTCCTGCTTAACGGTACGACTTTGCTGCCTGTTTTGGAGGATGTTTTGATGTGATGAATGGGGCTGTGTGACCGTTACTTACCATACTACTAGCTATCACCATCAGCCACCTGCAATGGGACACCCTGCAAGGCTGATGGGTTATTTtcaggaataaattaaaaaacataatttaataatttagaaaacaatataattataaaaatcattaagaaaatgaagtctttaAAACATGATCTGCTTCAGTCAGTGGGCCCTGCAGGGTGATGATGTTACTTCTTTGTAAGAAGCCATCCTGCCTTCAGTCGGGGGGGGTCTCATATGTTTTCTGCATGATGAAATTCCACATTTAGGGGCCCCCAAAGGATCTTTACAAGATCTCCGGTACCTTGTATGCCTGGAGAAGCATGTAGATAACACCTGGTGCCCCATGGCACCAATGGACGAGTAGGTCTCTGGTATCATCGATGCAGGGAGGGTAATTGCCCGATGGGAACTTGAGCTGGCAGACGTAATCCACGCTGGGTTTGACTGCGTTGTGCAGCTTTACTTGGCTCACTCCCAGGCCAGgctaaaagagagaaagtgttAAATCCGGGAGACCGTTCTGTCCCTCCCTAAAAGGTCCAAAATCCACCTGAAAGGTAGAAACAAAGCCACCTATGGCTATGTCCCTTCTTGCTCCTTGTaaatgaagtgttttctttagtCCAGGCTTTCACGTGTCCCAAGTACCTGCTTGGCCCCAGGCTGCCCTTCAGCAGGGACTCGTTCCCAGATACCTAATGTATCCCCAAAAACAAAGACTTCCCCAAGAGTGTGATGCAGCCCtcaaagcaagagaagaaaaaagtcttttcctgaagaaaagtaAGAATAGTCTCAGGTACCCGGCTTTGGAGTAAAGAGCTAAATTGtataaaaacagcattaagGGTGAATACCAGGAATGATTCCTAGCACCTAGAGCGCCTCAGCTCGGAGCTGCTGGGCCAGCCCCTCTGGCAGGCTGTGATGTTGCGTTTTCACAGATGTTTCTAGGTAATTGCAAGGCAGTGACTTCACCACTGACCTCAGATGAGAGCAAGGGAGAGGCTTCAGTGTCCTCTCCAAATGAAAACTGCACAGCTCTGACCTCCTGTGGCAGGCTGCAAGGAGGACTCCAATCTAGGTATCACGCAGTTCCCAGGCTGATAACTTGGAAATTAAAAAGTCAGTACTTGTGCTGTAAAAGCACTGGAGATAGGAGTCCAACATCCTCCTCTCTGTGTTCCCCTTGTCTGCTTCCCCCAAGGGTTTTTGTACGTTATGTTCAGCTCATCTATGCTCTTTGTGCTTCACACAGCATGGCATTTTATGGGAGactcagacttaaaaaaaaaaaattaaacagccTAAAACTCAGTGCAAATTTGAGCTCACAGCACACTGCTGTCTTCCTTGCCCCCAGTCAACTGTTCTTTACTCCTGGGCAATAATCACCTGCCATCCTCTTCTGCAAATCTCCTTCTGCTTCAAAAGCACCAACCACCCCTTACTCTCTGAGTCATATAAGGGAGTTAAATTCACAGGAACTCCGCTCCTGTATATAGGCATTAACTTTGAGGCTCCTACTTCAGACCTGAAAAAAAGCTCAAGCCCTTGAAACCTGGTGAATTTTTTCCACCTGCTGTGAGTTaggtctaaaaaaaaaaaaataccccaaaaaCCCACACCTATATCTATGAACCTTgctatgttaaaataatttgcatcgCTCAGTGGGCACGCTTAATGCTTTGAAGATGCAATGTTGTTTATTGCTGTTATTACAGAGCTTAAGCACTGTAAATTTATGCACAAGGTGACCCACACAGGGGAATTATCACGCTGATTTCAGAGCTAGGGAAGGGAAGATTCCTAGAACTCCACTGAGTCGCACAAAACTGTAAGAAAGACAGCATCAAAGCAAAAAGgcactgcagctcccagctgctttaTGGAAGTAAAAAGTCCCACCACTTTAACGTTTAGATAGAAGGCCTGATTTTGGAAGGCATTTCCCACTTTTCTCCTATGCATATAATCTCTTTCACCatgtttttcttacagattATTGTTCTGTAATGATCTGAGATTGCTCCAAGTAACCAACTCAACCAAATAATGCAGAAAGCCTCCAGATACCAACAAAGGGAAATACATTATAAGTAATTAATACAAGGTAGGGATGCTCAGACCCTGCTGACTCACAGGCCTTCACTATGTGAAAGTGCTGGTATAACACAGATCCTACAGATTTCCATGGAGGTGGAAAAAACAATCTCACATACTTGGAGAAAACCATCAAAACTGGTGATACAAGATCAAACACAGGAGTAAGCCTCTCAGGCAAGGGGTCTTGCCTAGCCTGACACCACCATGAGCCTATTCAGATGCCCCTCCTTGTAGGAAAGTGAAACAAGTGCTACcagcctcttccctccaggTGCCTCTTACCTGCATGAGATAGTAATAAATCCCAGCCAAGCCATGGGCCGCCCCGACGTAGTACTCCTGGTACCACTCGTACATCAGTGGGCTCTTGGTTGTAAAATTCCTCCTTTTGGCCAAGCTCTCTCCAGAGGCCACAACTGCTTCACAGACCTGTGGGTGGGAGGAGATGTGGATGAGGGAAATGCTGCTGTCTTGGAGCCAGCACAGTGGGTATCCTGATAAAGAACAAAGCTGCTGTTAACTCCCCTCGTGCAGTGGGGAGCGTGGGTGGAGTGAAAGTGATGTCAATTCAGTCTGGGCATTTATATAGAGtaagggggggaggaggggatgtactgctgcttctcttaaaaagaacagcagcagggaagccTCAGTGTGGTTTCTCACTTGTTGCCAGAATTGTCTGCATCTGGCACTGATTTTTTACCTGCTCAAAGGCGAGCGGGATGGGAAGAGACAGCTAACAAATCAGCAGGTGGCTACTTCAGCCTCCACTGTTGAGAAGCCATAGTACCTGCTGAATGTGACTTTGAGGGatcttttcctctccaaagTGCTTGTTCACAAAGAGCAGTGCATAGAGGTAGCCCATGCGGCCATACAGCAGTTCGTCTGGCACTCGAGGGTCAACCTTGTGTAGGTGGAGCAAActataaagaaaaattcatGAGGGAGATCAGAGGACAGTCAAAGCCGTGTACACAGGCAGTGAGAccagagctaaaaaaaaaacacaaaacagtttgTCCCCCAGTCCTGCCCACGCCCTGAGATCTGTCAgacaagtccctgtgtctcagCGTCCCAGTTACGCACGGTGCAAAATCtctccttctctgctttttgtttggcttATTGCTTTAGTCTGTTTAGCTCCCTGCAATGCTGCATGCTAGAAAGTCAAGCTAGTGCTGCACATATGTGAAAAAAGCTCACCCCTTATTCTCCAAAGTCTTGATAGCAAAGCCCCTTTACTGCTATGCCTGCAGGTGTCCAGAGCTATGCTGTCAGTGGAGGGAGAGGTGCTTGCGTGAGCTAGAAATCTAGGTAAGAGGTGGGGAGAAGCACCTGGATACGTTGTTTAACATCAAGCTTCTGTAGGACATAGAAGAAACCTTCTCTAGGAAGAGTTAAACAACAGTGGACCGCTCAGGAGAATATGAGTGCTGTGGGCTGCctgtggggcagccccacaATGACAACTGCTGGGCTGGCACCAGACTTTAGCCCACAGCTGCAGAGTGGGAGGTCTGCTGGAGTCGGAAACTTTCTGAGCCATTTTTCTGTCTATTATCATGTTGCAAAGTTGGTGATATTTCTGTTGTGCTAATGGTGACAGAGCTCTCCAGGATGGTACTCCATAGTCCAATTCACTCTCAGTGCAACTCTTCCTTTTTGCCCCTCTCCACACCACCCTCACGGCTGGATG
This window harbors:
- the LANCL1 gene encoding glutathione S-transferase LANCL1, producing MMAQRALPNPYADYDKSLATGYFDAAGRLTPEFTQRLNNKIRELLQQMERGLKSADPQDCTAYTGWTGIALLYLHLYDVYGDPAYLHVAQEYVKKSLSCLTRRSITFLCGDAGPLAVAAVVYHKLQNQKQSEDCITRLLHLHKVDPRVPDELLYGRMGYLYALLFVNKHFGEEKIPQSHIQQVCEAVVASGESLAKRRNFTTKSPLMYEWYQEYYVGAAHGLAGIYYYLMQPGLGVSQVKLHNAVKPSVDYVCQLKFPSGNYPPCIDDTRDLLVHWCHGAPGVIYMLLQAYKVFGEQQYLNDALQCAEVIWQYGLLKKGYGLCHGTAGNAYGFLALYNLTQNMKYLYRACKFAEWCLSYGQHGCRTPDTPFSLFEGMAGTIYFLADLLVPTKAKFPAFEL